A genomic window from Companilactobacillus alimentarius DSM 20249 includes:
- a CDS encoding CdaR family transcriptional regulator has product MKLDPNLAQSIVNKMMENIPYNINMMNEHGYIIASGDKKRINTLHLGAIDIIKSGKTKPLIESLGKFGQPGVNIPIEFDHKTIGVIGITGDPKKVTPLASLLKVSTELLISQLNSTKIKNQHKETLNHFLYQWIETDDVAENEELKIRARDLNIDLSIPRVAIIVETKDFNNFKIIDGDFSFRKTAQQLLIITKNNANVSTYLAACQKSSLPIGISDKSTELKMAVLQAINCLEICRILNLNDVFYYQQISFTDQLMRSSLSSKKYLGAFKSLLKTNSGLELLETLDYYFKSNGNVTKTSTELKVHRNTTNYRLNNISEYFNLDLHNLTDMIQLYTNYLHFKKELYDHQSASN; this is encoded by the coding sequence ATGAAATTAGATCCCAATTTAGCTCAATCAATTGTCAACAAAATGATGGAAAATATCCCTTATAATATCAACATGATGAACGAACATGGTTACATCATTGCTAGTGGCGATAAAAAGCGTATCAATACTTTACATCTTGGAGCTATTGACATTATCAAAAGTGGTAAAACCAAACCACTGATTGAATCTCTTGGTAAATTTGGTCAGCCCGGAGTTAACATTCCGATTGAGTTTGATCATAAAACTATCGGTGTAATTGGTATCACTGGCGATCCTAAAAAAGTAACCCCACTAGCTTCACTTCTGAAAGTTTCCACAGAGTTATTGATCTCCCAACTAAATAGTACTAAAATCAAGAATCAGCATAAAGAAACTTTGAATCATTTTCTCTATCAATGGATTGAAACGGACGATGTAGCGGAAAATGAAGAATTAAAGATTCGTGCCCGTGATTTGAATATTGATTTATCTATTCCAAGAGTGGCCATCATCGTTGAGACTAAAGATTTCAATAATTTCAAAATTATTGACGGCGATTTCAGTTTTCGTAAAACTGCACAGCAACTACTGATTATCACTAAGAATAATGCCAATGTCTCTACCTACCTTGCCGCTTGTCAAAAGAGTTCTTTGCCTATCGGTATCAGTGACAAAAGTACTGAGTTAAAAATGGCTGTCTTGCAAGCTATCAATTGTCTTGAAATTTGTAGGATTCTCAATTTAAATGATGTTTTCTACTATCAGCAGATTAGTTTTACTGATCAACTCATGCGAAGCTCTTTGTCTTCTAAAAAGTATTTGGGTGCTTTCAAGAGCCTTTTGAAAACTAATTCTGGTTTAGAATTGCTAGAAACACTTGATTATTATTTCAAATCTAATGGCAATGTCACAAAGACCTCTACTGAATTAAAAGTCCATCGCAATACCACTAACTATCGTTTAAATAATATTTCAGAATATTTTAATTTAGATCTGCATAATTTAACTGACATGATTCAACTCTATACTAATTATTTACATTTCAAAAAAGAGCTTTATGATCATCAATCAGCTTCAAACTAG